In Gossypium arboreum isolate Shixiya-1 chromosome 6, ASM2569848v2, whole genome shotgun sequence, the following are encoded in one genomic region:
- the LOC108486679 gene encoding DEAD-box ATP-dependent RNA helicase 15 has protein sequence MGETRDNDAYEEELLDYEEEEEKVPDSVTAKVNGEAGKKGYVGIHSSGFRDFLLKPELLRAIVDSGFEHPSEVQHECIPQAILGMDVICQAKSGMGKTAVFVLSSLQQIEPTPGQVIALVLCHTRELAYQICHEFERFSTYLPDIKVAVFYGGVNVKVHKDLLKNECPHIVVGTPGRILALARDKDLSLKNVRHFILDECDKMLESLDMRRDVQEIFKMTPHDKQVMMFSATLSKEIRPVCKKFMQDPMEIYVDDEAKLTLHGLVQHYIKLSELEKNRKLNDLLDALDFNQVVIFVKSVNRAAELNKLLVECNFPSICIHSGMSQEERLTRYKGFKEGHKRILVATDLVGRGIDIERVNIVINYDMPDSADTYLHRVGRAGRFGTKGLAITFVSSASDSDVLNQVQERFEVDIKELPEQIDTSTYMPS, from the exons ATGGGAGAAACGAGGGACAACGATGCTTACGAGGAAGAGCTTCTCGACTAcgaggaagaagaagagaaagtaCCTGACTCCGTGACTGCTAAAGTCAACGGCGAGGCCGGGAAGAA GGGCTATGTTGGGATTCACAGTTCAGGATTCAGAGACTTCCTTTTGAAGCCAGAGCTTCTTCGGGCAATTGTTGACTCTGGGTTTGAGCACCCTTCCGAAG TGCAACATGAATGTATTCCCCAAGCTATACTGGGTATGGATGTCATTTGCCAAGCTAAATCAGGGATGGGAAAGACTGCGGTTTTTGTTTTGTCATCATTACAGCAGATTGAGCCAACTCCAGGACAAGTTATTGCCCTCGTTTTATGCCATACAAGAGAGTTAGCTTATCAG ATTTGTCATGAGTTTGAGAGGTTCAGTACTTACCTGCCTGATATTAAGGTTGCTGTCTTCTATGGTGGTGTCAACGTCAAAGTACACAAAGATCTGCTGAAAAATGAATGCCCCCACATTGTTGTTGGGACACCTGGAAGGATATTGGCTCTGGCTAGAGACAAGGACCTTTCATTGAAGAATGTCAGGCATTTCATTCTTGATGAATGTGACAAGATGCTTGAATCACTCG ACATGAGGAGAGATGTGCAGGAAATTTTCAAGATGACCCCCCATGATAAGCAAGTTATGATGTTTTCTGCTACGCTCAGCAAAGAAATTCGCCCGGTTTGCAAGAAATTTATGCAAGAT CCAATGGAAATTTATGTGGACGACGAGGCCAAGTTGACCCTTCATGGTCTTGTGCAG CACTACATCAAATTGAGTGAGCTGGAGAAAAACCGCAAGTTGAATGACCTCCTTGATGCATTGGACTTCAACCAAGTTGTTATCTTTGTCAAAAGTGTGAACCGAGCTGCTGAGTTAAACAAGTTACTTGTAGAGTGTAATTTTCCTTCTATATGCATCCACTCTGGCATGTCCCAGGAGGAAAG GCTGACTCGGTACAAGGGTTTCAAGGAGGGGCATAAAAGAATTCTAGTGGCCACAGATTTGGTTGGAAGGGGAATTGACATTGAACGTGTTAACATTGTCATCAACTACGATATGCCAGATTCTGCTGATACATACCTGCACAGA GTTGGTAGGGCTGGTAGGTTTGGTACCAAGGGTCTTGCAATTACATTTGTTTCATCTGCTTCAGATTCTGATGTGCTCAATCAG GTCCAGGAGAGGTTTGAGGTGGATATAAAGGAGCTTCCTGAGCAGATTGATACATCTACATACA TGCCATCATAA